A single region of the Nocardioides ochotonae genome encodes:
- the cobA gene encoding uroporphyrinogen-III C-methyltransferase, whose translation MDDYTPYPSGLILTGRRVLVVGGGHVAQRRVPALIAAGADVHLVSPEVTPAIEGLVGSGEVTWHRRRFEAADVDGAWYALATTDDPAVNAQVCAAAETQRIFCVRADDARGGTAWTPAVGRHAGVTVAVLGNRDPRRSAAVRDEVLEGLREGTIAARHQRDRTPGVVLVGGGPGDPDLMTVAGRKALMEADVVVADRLAPRELLGELPADVELIDVAKLPRGRSAQQEEINRVIVDRALAGKRVVRFKGGDNFVFGRGYEEVLACRAAGVPVTVVPGLTSPVSVPAVAGIPVTHRGVAHEFTVISGHLPPGHPESLTSWKSVAGLSGTLVLMMAVQNAPAIAEALLDGGRNPDTPVAVVCDGTMPGQRTVLATLATLAVELEAQAVQPPAIIVVGDVVAVAHPERYGRP comes from the coding sequence GTGGACGACTACACGCCGTACCCCTCGGGGCTCATCCTCACCGGCCGCCGGGTCCTGGTCGTCGGCGGCGGACACGTCGCCCAGCGCCGGGTCCCGGCCCTGATCGCCGCCGGCGCCGATGTCCACCTCGTGTCACCGGAGGTCACCCCGGCGATCGAGGGACTGGTCGGGTCCGGCGAGGTCACCTGGCACCGCCGCCGCTTCGAGGCCGCCGACGTCGACGGCGCCTGGTACGCCTTGGCCACGACCGACGACCCGGCCGTCAACGCGCAGGTGTGCGCCGCCGCCGAGACGCAGCGCATCTTCTGCGTGCGCGCCGACGACGCCCGCGGCGGTACGGCGTGGACGCCGGCCGTCGGCCGGCACGCCGGCGTGACCGTCGCGGTGCTCGGCAACCGGGACCCTCGGCGCTCCGCCGCCGTACGAGACGAGGTCCTCGAGGGCCTGCGCGAGGGGACCATCGCGGCCCGCCACCAGCGCGACCGGACCCCGGGCGTGGTGCTCGTGGGTGGTGGCCCCGGCGACCCGGACCTGATGACCGTGGCCGGGCGCAAGGCGCTGATGGAGGCCGACGTCGTCGTCGCCGACCGGCTCGCGCCGCGGGAGCTGCTCGGCGAGCTGCCGGCCGACGTGGAGCTGATCGACGTCGCCAAGCTGCCCCGCGGGCGCTCGGCGCAGCAGGAGGAGATCAACCGTGTCATCGTCGACCGCGCCCTGGCCGGCAAGCGGGTGGTGCGCTTCAAGGGCGGCGACAACTTCGTCTTCGGCCGCGGCTACGAGGAGGTCCTCGCCTGCCGGGCCGCCGGCGTACCGGTCACGGTGGTGCCCGGGCTCACCAGCCCCGTCTCCGTGCCCGCGGTGGCCGGCATCCCGGTGACCCATCGCGGCGTCGCCCACGAGTTCACCGTCATCTCCGGGCACCTGCCGCCCGGGCACCCCGAGTCGCTGACCAGCTGGAAGTCCGTCGCCGGTCTCTCCGGGACGCTGGTGCTGATGATGGCGGTGCAGAACGCCCCCGCCATCGCCGAGGCGCTGCTCGACGGCGGCCGGAACCCCGACACCCCGGTCGCGGTCGTCTGCGACGGCACCATGCCCGGGCAGCGCACGGTGCTCGCCACCCTCGCCACGCTCGCGGTCGAGCTGGAGGCCCAGGCGGTCCAGCCGCCGGCGATCATCGTGGTCGGCGACGTCGTCGCCGTCGCCCACCCCGAGCGGTACGGACGCCCCTGA
- a CDS encoding YbhB/YbcL family Raf kinase inhibitor-like protein, with protein MNLERPVTPNPYDLLPRVPSFEVTSTDVTDGRPLKDDQVQSGGDTSPQLSWSGAPAGTKSFTVTCFDPDAPTPSGFWHWVLVDLPADVTSLETGAGAEGATLPGKAFMCRNDLGTPAYVGAAPPQGDQVHRYFFVVHAVTEETLGVDADASPAVVSFNLAFKTAGRAILHGTYQH; from the coding sequence ATGAACCTCGAGCGACCCGTCACGCCGAACCCGTACGACCTGCTGCCCCGTGTCCCCTCCTTCGAGGTGACGAGCACCGACGTCACGGACGGCCGGCCCCTCAAGGACGACCAGGTCCAGTCCGGCGGCGACACCTCGCCGCAGCTGTCGTGGTCGGGCGCCCCGGCCGGCACCAAGAGCTTCACGGTCACCTGCTTCGACCCCGACGCGCCCACCCCGAGCGGCTTCTGGCACTGGGTGCTCGTCGACCTGCCCGCCGACGTGACCTCCCTGGAGACCGGGGCCGGGGCCGAGGGCGCGACCCTGCCGGGCAAGGCGTTCATGTGCCGCAACGACCTCGGCACCCCGGCGTACGTCGGCGCTGCCCCGCCGCAGGGCGACCAGGTCCATCGCTACTTCTTCGTCGTGCACGCGGTCACCGAGGAGACGCTCGGCGTGGACGCCGACGCCTCGCCCGCTGTGGTGTCGTTCAACCTGGCGTTCAAGACCGCCGGCCGCGCGATCCTGCACGGGACCTACCAGCACTGA
- a CDS encoding FMN reductase encodes MTRIVVVSAGLSTPSSTRLLADRLAAATTEALEEVDLVQVELRDVAHELTDHLLTGFPGPALAAAIEAVRHADGVIAVTPVFSASYSGLFKTFIDVLEPGLLDGTPVLIAATAGTARHSLVLEHALRPLFAHLRAVVVPTGVFAATDDFAGPDLDARVRRAAGELALLAGKVAPADAARTPRRTVADELAAPTPFEELLRRASEG; translated from the coding sequence ATGACCCGGATCGTCGTGGTCTCGGCCGGGCTGTCCACGCCGTCCTCGACCCGGCTGCTGGCCGACCGGCTGGCGGCCGCGACCACCGAGGCGCTGGAGGAGGTCGACCTCGTCCAGGTCGAGCTGCGCGACGTGGCCCACGAGCTCACCGACCACCTGCTCACCGGCTTCCCGGGTCCCGCGCTGGCGGCTGCGATCGAGGCGGTGCGGCACGCCGACGGCGTGATCGCGGTGACGCCGGTGTTCTCCGCGAGCTACTCGGGGCTGTTCAAGACGTTCATCGACGTCCTCGAGCCGGGCCTGCTGGACGGCACACCGGTGCTGATCGCCGCCACCGCCGGCACCGCGCGCCACTCGCTGGTGCTCGAGCACGCCCTGCGCCCGCTGTTCGCCCACCTGCGCGCGGTCGTCGTGCCCACCGGAGTGTTCGCGGCCACCGACGACTTCGCCGGCCCCGACCTCGACGCCCGGGTGCGCCGGGCGGCAGGGGAGCTGGCGCTGCTCGCGGGGAAGGTCGCGCCGGCCGATGCCGCCCGCACCCCGCGTCGTACCGTCGCGGACGAGCTGGCTGCGCCCACGCCGTTCGAGGAGCTGCTGCGCCGCGCCAGCGAGGGCTGA
- a CDS encoding LLM class flavin-dependent oxidoreductase, producing MQIGIFSVGDVTTDPTTGRTPTEQERIKATVAIARKAEEIGLDVFATGEHHNPPFIASNPTATLAYIGALTERIILSTATTLITTTDPVLIAEDYAKIQHLTDGRVDLMMGRGNTGPVYPWFGKDIRQGINLAIENYALLRRLWSEDVVSWEGRFRTPLQGYTSTPRPLDGVAPFVWHGSIRSPEIAEQAAYYGDGFFHNHIFWPAGHTQQMVDLYRRRFEHYGHGPADTAIVGLGGQFFMRRNSQDAVAEFRPYFDNAPVYGHGPSLEDFTEATPLTVGSPQQVLERTLSFREYAGHYQRQLFLVDHAGLPLKTVLEQLDLLGEILPEMRRGFAEGRPAHIPDAPTHASLVARAGGATDATVYAAPDAATGHRAEDQVGSEAGSEGVRA from the coding sequence ATGCAGATCGGCATCTTCAGCGTCGGCGACGTGACGACGGACCCCACGACCGGCCGGACGCCGACCGAGCAGGAGCGCATCAAGGCCACCGTGGCCATCGCTCGCAAGGCCGAGGAGATCGGCCTGGACGTGTTCGCCACCGGCGAGCACCACAACCCGCCGTTCATCGCCTCGAACCCCACGGCCACGCTGGCCTACATCGGGGCGCTCACCGAGCGGATCATCCTCTCGACGGCGACCACGCTGATCACCACCACCGACCCGGTGCTGATCGCGGAGGACTACGCCAAGATCCAGCACCTCACCGACGGCCGCGTCGACCTGATGATGGGCCGCGGCAACACCGGGCCGGTGTATCCCTGGTTCGGCAAGGACATCCGTCAGGGCATCAACCTGGCCATCGAGAACTACGCGCTGCTGCGCCGGCTGTGGTCCGAGGACGTGGTGAGCTGGGAGGGCCGGTTCCGCACCCCGCTGCAGGGCTACACCTCCACCCCGCGCCCGCTCGACGGCGTCGCGCCGTTCGTGTGGCACGGCTCGATCCGCAGCCCCGAGATCGCCGAGCAGGCGGCGTACTACGGCGACGGGTTCTTCCACAACCACATCTTCTGGCCGGCCGGGCACACCCAGCAGATGGTCGACCTCTACCGCCGCCGCTTCGAGCACTACGGCCACGGCCCGGCGGACACCGCGATCGTCGGCCTGGGCGGGCAGTTCTTCATGCGACGCAACAGCCAGGACGCGGTCGCTGAGTTCCGTCCCTACTTCGACAACGCGCCGGTCTACGGGCACGGCCCGTCGCTGGAGGACTTCACCGAGGCCACGCCGCTCACCGTCGGCTCGCCGCAGCAGGTGCTGGAACGCACCCTGTCGTTTCGTGAGTACGCCGGGCACTACCAGCGTCAGCTGTTCCTGGTCGACCACGCGGGACTGCCGCTGAAGACCGTGCTGGAGCAGCTGGACCTGCTCGGCGAGATCCTCCCGGAGATGCGCCGCGGCTTCGCCGAGGGCCGTCCCGCCCACATCCCCGACGCCCCGACCCACGCCTCGCTGGTCGCGCGGGCCGGCGGCGCCACGGACGCGACGGTGTACGCCGCGCCGGACGCGGCCACCGGGCACCGCGCCGAGGACCAGGTGGGGTCCGAGGCTGGGTCCGAGGGGGTGCGGGCATGA
- the katG gene encoding catalase/peroxidase HPI encodes MNDESDARGGCPVMHGSQQPLPAQGDANKNWWPNQLNLKILAKNPAVANPLGEDFDYAEAFSSLDLAEVKRDIAQALTDSQDWWPADFGHYGPFLIRMAWHSAGTYRISDGRGGAGAGQQRFAPLNSWPDNANLDKARRLLWPVKKKYGQKISWADLMILAGNVALEDMGFKTFGFAGGREDVWEADADVYWGPETEWLGDERYTGERDLEDPLAAVQMGLIYVNPEGPNGNGDPLASAKDIRETFARMAMNDEETVALIAGGHTFGKTHGAGDAGLVGPEPEAAPIEEQGLGWKSSYKSGKGIDAITSGLEVTWTYHPTRWDNEFFHILYSYEWEQFKSPAGALQWRPVNKGGDGLVPEAFGDGKREPRMLTSDLALRVDPEYDKISRRFKEDPEAFADAFARAWFKLTHRDMGPRDRYLGPEVPEEVLIWQDPLPAHEGELVNDSDIVVLKEKIVATGLSVSELVSVAWASAATFRGGDKRGGANGARIRLEPQKDWTVNNPVRLAKVLEALEGVKADFDTESKKVSLADLIVLAGGVGIEQAAKAAGTEIVVPFTPGRTDATIEQTDVESFKALEPRHDGFRNYLSRTSKVPTEYLLLDRANLLTLSAPETTVLVGGLRVLDTNWDGSKTGVLTTTPGQLTNDFFVNLLELGQEWTPVDEAGELFSSTAGWTGSRVDLVFGSNSELRALAEVYASDDAKTKFVEDFVAAWVKVMELDRFDLR; translated from the coding sequence ATGAACGACGAGAGCGACGCCCGCGGGGGTTGCCCCGTGATGCACGGCTCCCAGCAGCCGCTGCCCGCCCAGGGTGACGCCAACAAGAACTGGTGGCCCAACCAGCTCAACCTCAAGATCCTCGCGAAGAACCCCGCGGTCGCGAACCCGCTGGGCGAGGACTTCGACTACGCCGAGGCCTTCAGCTCCCTCGACCTCGCCGAGGTCAAGCGCGACATCGCGCAGGCGCTCACCGACTCCCAGGACTGGTGGCCGGCCGACTTCGGGCACTACGGCCCCTTCCTCATCCGGATGGCCTGGCACAGCGCGGGCACCTACCGCATCAGCGACGGCCGCGGCGGCGCCGGCGCCGGCCAGCAGCGCTTCGCGCCGCTGAACAGCTGGCCCGACAACGCCAACCTCGACAAGGCCCGGCGTCTGCTGTGGCCGGTCAAGAAGAAGTACGGCCAGAAGATCTCCTGGGCCGACCTGATGATCCTCGCCGGCAACGTCGCGCTCGAGGACATGGGCTTCAAGACCTTCGGCTTCGCCGGTGGCCGCGAGGACGTCTGGGAGGCCGACGCCGACGTCTACTGGGGTCCCGAGACCGAGTGGCTCGGCGATGAGCGCTACACCGGTGAGCGCGACCTCGAGGACCCGCTCGCCGCGGTGCAGATGGGCCTCATCTACGTCAACCCGGAGGGCCCCAACGGCAACGGCGACCCGCTCGCGTCCGCCAAGGACATCCGCGAGACCTTCGCCCGCATGGCGATGAACGACGAGGAGACCGTCGCGCTGATCGCCGGCGGCCACACCTTCGGCAAGACCCACGGTGCCGGCGACGCCGGCCTGGTCGGCCCGGAGCCGGAGGCCGCCCCGATCGAGGAGCAGGGCCTGGGCTGGAAGTCGTCGTACAAGTCCGGCAAGGGCATCGACGCGATCACCTCGGGCCTGGAGGTCACCTGGACCTACCACCCCACCCGCTGGGACAACGAGTTCTTCCACATCCTCTACAGCTACGAGTGGGAGCAGTTCAAGTCGCCCGCCGGTGCGCTGCAGTGGCGTCCGGTCAACAAGGGCGGCGACGGCCTGGTGCCCGAGGCGTTCGGCGACGGCAAGCGCGAGCCGCGCATGCTGACCTCCGACCTCGCGCTGCGGGTCGACCCGGAGTACGACAAGATCTCGCGCCGCTTCAAGGAGGACCCGGAGGCCTTCGCCGACGCGTTCGCCCGCGCCTGGTTCAAGCTGACCCACCGCGACATGGGTCCGCGCGACCGCTACCTCGGCCCCGAGGTCCCCGAGGAGGTCCTGATCTGGCAGGACCCGCTGCCGGCCCACGAGGGTGAGCTCGTCAACGACAGCGACATCGTCGTGCTCAAGGAGAAGATCGTCGCGACCGGCCTCAGCGTCTCCGAGCTCGTCTCGGTCGCCTGGGCCTCCGCCGCCACCTTCCGCGGTGGCGACAAGCGCGGCGGCGCCAACGGCGCCCGCATCCGTCTGGAGCCCCAGAAGGACTGGACCGTCAACAACCCGGTCCGCCTCGCCAAGGTCCTGGAGGCGCTCGAGGGCGTCAAGGCCGACTTCGACACCGAGTCGAAGAAGGTCTCCCTGGCCGACCTGATCGTCCTCGCCGGTGGCGTGGGCATCGAGCAGGCCGCCAAGGCCGCCGGCACCGAGATCGTCGTCCCGTTCACCCCGGGTCGCACCGACGCCACGATCGAGCAGACCGACGTCGAGTCCTTCAAGGCCCTCGAGCCCCGCCACGACGGGTTCCGCAACTACCTGTCGCGCACCTCGAAGGTCCCCACCGAGTACCTCCTGCTCGACCGGGCGAACCTGCTCACGCTGAGCGCCCCGGAGACCACCGTGCTCGTCGGTGGCCTGCGCGTCCTGGACACCAACTGGGACGGCTCGAAGACCGGTGTCCTCACCACGACCCCGGGTCAGCTGACGAACGACTTCTTCGTCAACCTGCTCGAGCTCGGCCAGGAGTGGACCCCCGTCGACGAGGCCGGGGAGCTGTTCTCCTCGACCGCCGGCTGGACCGGTTCGCGCGTGGACCTGGTCTTCGGCTCGAACTCCGAGCTGCGTGCGCTCGCCGAGGTCTACGCCTCGGATGACGCCAAGACCAAGTTCGTCGAGGACTTCGTCGCCGCCTGGGTCAAGGTCATGGAGCTGGACCGCTTCGACCTGCGCTGA
- a CDS encoding Fur family transcriptional regulator encodes MPTTDHEDLLREARLRVTKPRVAVLDAVHDHPHADTETIYGTVRERLGEVSQQAVYDVLRVLTESGLIRRIQPQGSVARYESRVADNHHHLVCRGCGVIVDVDCAVGAAPCLTASDDHGFSIDEAEVVYWGHCPSCSTTSS; translated from the coding sequence GTGCCGACGACCGACCATGAAGACCTGCTGCGCGAGGCCCGCTTGCGGGTCACGAAGCCTCGGGTCGCCGTGCTCGACGCGGTCCACGACCACCCGCACGCCGACACCGAGACCATCTACGGCACCGTCCGTGAGCGCCTCGGAGAAGTCTCCCAGCAGGCGGTCTACGACGTGCTGCGGGTCCTGACCGAGTCCGGGCTGATCCGCCGGATCCAGCCCCAGGGCTCGGTCGCCCGCTACGAGTCCCGCGTCGCCGACAACCACCACCACCTGGTGTGCCGCGGTTGCGGCGTGATCGTCGACGTCGATTGTGCGGTCGGGGCTGCCCCCTGCCTCACGGCCTCGGACGACCACGGCTTCAGCATCGACGAGGCCGAGGTCGTCTACTGGGGCCACTGCCCCTCCTGCTCCACGACCAGCTCGTGA
- a CDS encoding PP2C family protein-serine/threonine phosphatase gives MIVVTRRALRRTLHRNHGTARGQVLHWSTGSRRSQQVSLGLLLAGLTASFAISLVEYTWMPLTAYFVWLLLGMVLLRFRPLAVLCAATVACGVVAVALDGPSGTLRVSSVLGMLAGVVVILAQSRRQRSGLPAALGEAVLAELRDRLQAQATVPPLPTGWWSQSAMLAAHENGYAGDFLVADLRNRADGGRDLEMVLVDVCGKGVDAGPDALQFAGALGGLIGALPPEPLMRAANTFLMRQPSDEALATAVHVLVDLDTGDYQIHSAGHPPALRWDGGSWAVDTARGTALGIVPDPDLEATTGCLAPGEALMFYTDGVVESRSASIEDGIAWLRAVGATAMSDGLPGAAGRIIAEVPRGQDDRAVLILARTHSEAGTAVPSTTPPGSTAARQPSPAADAPTRDLNHSR, from the coding sequence GTGATCGTCGTCACGCGGCGGGCGCTTCGGCGTACCCTGCACCGGAACCACGGCACCGCCCGCGGGCAGGTGCTGCACTGGAGCACGGGTTCTCGGCGCAGCCAGCAGGTCTCGCTGGGGCTGCTGCTGGCAGGCCTGACGGCCTCCTTCGCGATCTCGCTGGTGGAGTACACGTGGATGCCGCTCACGGCGTACTTCGTGTGGTTGCTCCTCGGGATGGTGCTGCTGCGCTTCCGCCCGCTCGCCGTGCTGTGCGCCGCCACCGTGGCGTGCGGCGTGGTGGCCGTCGCGCTCGACGGCCCGTCGGGCACGCTGCGCGTGAGCAGCGTGCTGGGCATGCTCGCCGGGGTCGTGGTGATCCTCGCGCAGTCCAGGCGGCAGCGCTCGGGACTGCCGGCCGCCCTCGGCGAGGCGGTGCTGGCCGAGCTGCGGGACCGCCTGCAGGCGCAGGCGACGGTGCCGCCGCTCCCGACCGGCTGGTGGTCGCAGTCGGCGATGCTCGCCGCCCACGAGAACGGGTACGCCGGCGACTTCCTCGTCGCCGACCTGCGGAACCGTGCCGACGGCGGCCGCGACCTGGAGATGGTGCTGGTCGACGTCTGCGGCAAGGGGGTCGACGCCGGCCCCGACGCGCTGCAGTTCGCCGGCGCCCTGGGAGGCCTGATCGGCGCGCTGCCGCCGGAGCCGCTGATGCGCGCGGCCAACACCTTCCTGATGCGTCAGCCCTCCGACGAGGCGCTGGCGACCGCCGTACACGTGCTCGTGGACCTCGATACCGGCGACTACCAGATCCACAGCGCGGGACACCCGCCGGCGCTGCGCTGGGACGGCGGGTCCTGGGCGGTCGACACCGCCCGTGGCACCGCGCTCGGGATCGTCCCCGATCCGGATCTGGAGGCCACGACCGGATGCCTTGCGCCCGGGGAGGCGCTGATGTTCTACACCGACGGTGTCGTGGAGTCCCGCTCCGCCTCGATCGAGGACGGGATCGCCTGGCTGCGTGCGGTCGGTGCCACCGCCATGAGCGACGGACTGCCCGGCGCCGCGGGGCGCATCATCGCCGAGGTGCCGCGTGGCCAGGACGACCGGGCGGTGCTCATCCTCGCCCGCACCCACTCCGAGGCGGGCACCGCAGTGCCGTCGACGACCCCGCCGGGGTCCACGGCCGCCCGTCAGCCCTCACCGGCCGCCGACGCACCCACCCGAGACTTGAACCATTCCAGATAA
- a CDS encoding glycerophosphodiester phosphodiesterase gives MEHPSAGSSAAPVLLSAHRCGAGGDPALENTRPALERALAMGVDYVEFDVHRCGDGELVLFHDDWLWIGGERHWIRTVGVDMLTAQSEHFLRYEEALAILAGRGRAHLDLKFASPGGVAEVAAVGRAVEMLGVENLVVTTLDDRSVRAVRNWADEQGLRLLVGLSLGRGVRGLPWRVQARIRLSEVRPRMRYRASRANVMVVNHALARLGVAALARRWGLPLLVWTIDTERSLEYWLRPGRAWMVTTNRPEVALAVRERQNRRLRGLRSAPGRRRRTPRAGSGNMRA, from the coding sequence ATGGAGCATCCGTCCGCCGGGTCCTCCGCCGCGCCGGTGCTGCTGAGCGCCCACCGGTGCGGCGCGGGCGGCGACCCCGCGCTGGAGAACACCCGCCCCGCCCTGGAGCGCGCGCTCGCGATGGGGGTCGACTACGTCGAGTTCGACGTGCACCGCTGCGGCGACGGGGAGCTCGTGCTCTTCCACGACGACTGGCTGTGGATCGGCGGGGAACGGCACTGGATCCGCACGGTGGGCGTGGACATGCTGACCGCCCAGTCCGAGCACTTCCTGCGCTACGAGGAGGCGCTCGCGATCCTCGCCGGCCGGGGCCGCGCCCACCTCGACCTCAAGTTCGCCTCCCCAGGCGGCGTCGCGGAGGTCGCGGCGGTCGGGCGTGCGGTGGAGATGCTCGGCGTGGAGAACCTCGTCGTGACCACCCTCGACGACCGCTCGGTGCGCGCGGTGCGCAACTGGGCCGACGAGCAGGGACTGCGGCTGCTGGTCGGCCTGTCGCTGGGGCGTGGCGTGCGCGGCCTGCCGTGGCGCGTGCAGGCCCGGATCCGGCTCTCGGAGGTGCGTCCACGGATGCGCTACCGCGCCTCGCGTGCCAACGTCATGGTCGTCAACCACGCCCTCGCCCGTCTGGGGGTCGCGGCGCTGGCGCGCCGCTGGGGACTGCCGCTGCTGGTGTGGACCATCGACACCGAGCGGTCGCTGGAGTACTGGCTGCGCCCGGGACGGGCGTGGATGGTGACCACCAACCGCCCCGAGGTCGCCCTCGCCGTCCGCGAGCGCCAGAACCGGCGACTGCGGGGGCTGCGGTCCGCTCCGGGACGCCGGCGGCGCACTCCCCGCGCAGGCTCTGGGAACATGCGGGCATGA
- a CDS encoding alpha/beta hydrolase, giving the protein MTHEQESERVDVLGEPFHAETITLDDDDEGAVVATLVTRRAEQPTGRAVLHVHGFADYFFQTEYAAWWCARGYDFYALDLRKYGRSLLPHQTPNYVTDLAEYRPEIDEAWRRITARDGHREVVVSAHSTGGLTMPLWADARRPAELAGMVLNSPWLDLQGSVFLRTIGTVALKQLGQRQPRRAIPRTVNGLYGASLHRDHHGEWDFDLTWKPLESFTVYAGWLRAVRNGHARLQAGLDVPGPVLVLSSGASSWPTAMGEDVHGHDVVLDVAHIRRWATAIGTHVTYVAVPGARHDVVLSRPEPRERVYAELERWHAAYLADRDPAGPAPAPPR; this is encoded by the coding sequence ATGACCCACGAGCAGGAGAGCGAGCGCGTGGACGTGCTCGGCGAGCCGTTCCACGCCGAGACCATCACGCTCGACGACGACGACGAGGGCGCGGTGGTCGCCACGCTCGTCACCCGGCGCGCCGAGCAGCCGACCGGCCGCGCCGTCCTGCACGTGCACGGCTTCGCCGACTACTTCTTCCAGACCGAGTACGCCGCGTGGTGGTGCGCGCGGGGCTATGACTTCTACGCCCTCGACCTGCGCAAGTACGGCCGCTCGCTGCTCCCCCACCAGACCCCCAACTACGTCACCGACCTCGCCGAGTACCGCCCCGAGATCGACGAGGCGTGGCGCCGGATCACCGCGCGCGACGGCCATCGCGAGGTCGTCGTCTCGGCGCACTCCACCGGTGGCCTCACCATGCCGCTGTGGGCCGACGCGCGCCGTCCCGCCGAGCTCGCCGGGATGGTGCTCAACTCCCCCTGGCTCGATCTCCAGGGCAGCGTCTTCCTGCGGACCATCGGCACCGTCGCGCTCAAGCAGCTCGGCCAGCGCCAGCCGCGGCGCGCGATCCCGCGCACCGTCAACGGCCTCTACGGCGCCAGCCTGCACCGCGACCACCACGGCGAGTGGGACTTCGACCTGACCTGGAAGCCGCTGGAGTCGTTCACGGTGTACGCCGGGTGGCTGCGCGCGGTCCGCAACGGACACGCCCGCCTCCAGGCCGGGCTCGACGTCCCCGGCCCGGTGCTGGTGCTCTCCTCGGGGGCCAGCAGCTGGCCGACCGCGATGGGCGAGGACGTCCACGGCCACGACGTCGTGCTCGACGTCGCCCACATCCGGCGCTGGGCGACCGCGATCGGGACCCACGTGACCTACGTGGCGGTCCCCGGGGCCCGCCACGACGTGGTGCTCTCCCGGCCCGAGCCCCGCGAGCGCGTCTACGCCGAGCTGGAGCGCTGGCACGCGGCGTACCTCGCGGACCGCGACCCGGCCGGTCCCGCCCCCGCACCGCCCCGCTGA
- a CDS encoding DUF4267 domain-containing protein translates to MDPVTGLSLGRIVLGAVSLARPDVAANAFRVDAAANPQLPYVLRLFGAREVALGALTLVAPRAGRRALLAAGVAVDVADVATAVHGHRTDAISRQGALGLLVPATGAVLVGLLALRRPRG, encoded by the coding sequence ATGGATCCTGTGACCGGCCTCTCACTCGGCCGCATCGTGCTCGGTGCCGTCTCCCTCGCCCGTCCCGACGTCGCGGCGAACGCCTTCCGCGTCGACGCCGCGGCGAACCCGCAGCTGCCCTACGTGCTGCGCCTGTTCGGCGCCCGGGAGGTGGCGCTCGGCGCGCTCACCCTGGTCGCCCCGCGGGCCGGACGGCGGGCGCTGCTCGCGGCCGGCGTGGCGGTCGACGTCGCGGACGTCGCGACCGCCGTGCACGGCCACCGCACCGACGCGATCAGCCGGCAGGGCGCGCTGGGGCTCCTGGTGCCGGCGACCGGCGCGGTCCTGGTCGGCCTGCTGGCGCTACGCCGTCCCCGGGGCTGA
- a CDS encoding sulfite exporter TauE/SafE family protein produces MGLLEALAIAMAGVAAGTINTIVGSGTLITFPTLLAFGVPPVTANASNTIGLVPGSLSGAWGYRRELRGQRARVVRLGLASLVGGTVGAVLLLVLPADAFERIVPALIALGVLLVLLGPRVSRWVARRHGDTVGQRPDARWVTPAAAASGVYGGYFGAAQGVILMGILGIGVDDSIQRLNAVKNVAAGLVNAVAGLIFAVVADVDWMVVALIAVGAVVGGQIGASYGRRLPPNVLRAVIVIVGVVALVSFTV; encoded by the coding sequence TTGGGGCTCCTCGAGGCGCTCGCCATCGCGATGGCGGGCGTCGCTGCAGGCACGATCAACACCATCGTCGGCTCCGGCACCCTGATCACGTTCCCCACGCTGCTCGCGTTCGGGGTGCCGCCGGTGACCGCCAACGCCTCCAACACCATCGGCCTGGTCCCGGGCTCGCTCTCCGGGGCCTGGGGATATCGCCGCGAGCTGCGTGGCCAGCGCGCTCGCGTGGTGCGCCTCGGCCTCGCCTCGCTGGTCGGCGGCACCGTGGGCGCGGTCCTGCTCCTGGTCCTGCCCGCTGACGCCTTCGAGCGGATCGTGCCGGCCCTGATCGCCCTCGGCGTCCTGCTCGTGCTGCTCGGGCCGCGGGTGTCACGGTGGGTCGCCCGGCGCCACGGTGACACCGTCGGGCAGCGCCCGGACGCGCGCTGGGTCACCCCCGCGGCCGCCGCCAGCGGCGTCTACGGCGGCTACTTCGGGGCCGCCCAGGGCGTGATCCTGATGGGCATCCTGGGGATCGGCGTCGACGACTCGATCCAGCGCCTCAACGCGGTGAAGAACGTCGCCGCCGGCCTGGTCAACGCGGTCGCCGGGCTAATCTTCGCCGTCGTCGCCGACGTCGACTGGATGGTCGTCGCGCTGATCGCCGTCGGCGCGGTCGTCGGCGGCCAGATCGGCGCGTCGTACGGACGCCGGCTGCCGCCGAATGTCCTGCGCGCCGTGATCGTCATCGTCGGGGTCGTCGCGCTGGTGTCGTTCACGGTCTGA